TTCATagtgatcctctcctcgtcacccTGTTGGAAAGCGCTCTCTGGGGTTATCAGGGCGTGTTTCAAGTATTCGGTTTTAGTTGTAAGAGttcaggatacaactccaagtcgaTATGTtaccgtggacacagctattcgaatagtttaacttccTTGTAAGGGTGCATCACATTTTTCGATACGCTCGATTACCTTTGGTCGGGCACACTTTTCTGGGCAATGTGCGGCCTTGGATAATTGACTCGCAGAAGTCTTACCTAGGCTCTCTAGAGAGGTCACCCGTCAGTCTATCCTAAGCGTGAAGGGGTCATGAGCCAATCACTCTAAGCACTCCTGCACGTGGCGCGACTGGTCGGGGACCAAGCCCACCTCTATATACACAGCAGGCATGCCGCTCACCCCAACAATCAGCCCGCAGTCTGTACTGTGACATCAGGCAGAGCTTTCGGGAGGAACTGACGACGCTGAGGGGCCCATACACCATAATCCCACGGGGTGATTAGTGTGTATATGCCAGTGACAGTCTCAGATCAAATACTCAAATCTTGTTGAGCGTGTTATTAAGAAATAACCTTGGACATCGACCAGGGCCCAGGCCCacttctctcctaggtggtctctaccTGCCTTGTCGTTCCGCCACGTTGAATCACTCGaggctgtcgggaacccaggcctaTCACTACCTAGATGGTACCATCTATTCCTTCAGCCCTTAGTTCGAACATTATCATAAGTATTACGTTATTATATAGTATATCTGTGATCATTGGCCAAAGAGACCACGGCTCAATAATGTAGCAATGCAAACGGTGAGACTCTAGCAGACAACTAACATTTATTTACTTCGCAACGAAGCACGGGTGATTCAAGATAGTTCTAATTTTTTTAAAGACGGTTCTAATTCTTTTTTTTACGGCAACACGGTTCTAATTCTACCGTTGCAACGCACAAGGAGATGTGCTGGTCTCTAACAATGTATGTAGGAGTTTTTTGTTGCATGGATCGGACGGTTGAAGATCGTAATATAAGTCACCTTTGACGGTCGGGAAAATGGCGGTTATTTCTGTGTTTTCAGACGGCTGACGCCTGGCAATCACCCCAAAAATATTTTTGTATGCGAGGAGGATCACCTGCCGCCGGCTGACATCCGCCACATCAGTAAACGACCAGGTTAGGCCAACTCCTCCGCTTGCCACCGAATTAAGCTCGCTGAAAAGTTCCCCTCCCGACGCTTCGCAGGTAGGTAGGTGCATCCATCCCCAACTCCCCGGCCGTGCCGCACACCCCCATCTATATATGCAAATCCAGTCCATTCCTGATCAACCAGGACTTGATTAGTAGAGCAAGAGGCCTGAACAAGCACGCGCTCGCAGATCATCGACATGGGTTGTGAGAGGACGCCGCTGGCCGTTGCTCTGGCACTGGCCCTGCTCCTGGGCCTCGCCCACGGCGACGTGGTGCAGTTCATCTTCGGCGACTCGCTGTCGGACGTGGGCAACAACAACTACCTGACCAAGAGCCTCGCGCGCGCGGCGCTGCCGTGGTACGGCATCGACTTCGGCAGCGGTATGCCCAACGGCAGGTTCTGCAACGGCCGCACCGTCGCGGACATCATCGGCGACAAGATGGGCCTCCCGCGCCCGCCCGCGTTCCTGGACCCGTCCGTGGACGAGACCGTCATCGCCAAGAGCGGCCTCAACtacgcgtccggcggcggcggcatcctcaaCGAGACCTCGTCCCTCTTCGTAAGACACCCATCCATCACTTCACCAACTTCTCGTAGCTAGACAGCATGGTAGTATCATGAGACATGAACGCTCCGGTTCGATCATCTCATCTGACTGAGACCCATGGCGCATGCATTTGCAGATCCAGAGGTTCTCGCTGTACAAGCAGATCGAGCTGTTCCAGGGGACGCAGGCGTTCATGCGGGAGAAgatcgggcgggcggcggcggacaagCTGTTCGGCGAGGCCTACTACGTGGTGGCCATGGGCGCCAACGACTTCATCAACAACTACCTGCTCCCCGTCTACTCCGACTCGTGGACCTACAACGGCGACACCTTCGTCAAGTACATGGTCACCACCCTGGAGGCCCAGCTCCGGCTCCTGCACGGGCTGGGCGCGCGCCGGGTCACCTTCTTCGGGCTGGGGCCCATGGGCTGCATCCCGCTGCAGCGGCTCCTGCAGAGGTCCTCCACGGCGTGCCAGGAGTCCACCAACAAGCTCGCCCTCAGCTTCAACAAGCAGGCCGGCGCGGTGATCAGGGAGCTGGCGGCGTCGCTGCCCAACGCCACGTTCCAGTTCGGGGACGTCTACGACTACTTCCAGGACATCATCGACCGCCCCTACATGCACGGCTTCAACAACTCCCACGCGCCCTGCTGCACGCTCGGCAAGGTGCGGCCGACCCTGACGTGCACCCCGCTCTCCACGCTCTGCAAGGACCGCAGCAAGTACGTGTTCTGGGACGAGTACCACCCCACCGACAGGGCCAACGAGCTCATCGCGCTCGAGACGCTCAAGCGGCTCAACATCACCGTCGTTGCCAACACCACCTCCAGCTAGCCTGCCTGCCTGCCACCGACGCCGCCCACCAAAATGCGTACGCTTCGACATGCATGGGCGCTGCTGCTGTGTGTTGTCTTAATTATACTGCGGGTGCTTCGATTGTAACCAAAGTAGGATGATCGAAAATTCTAGGATGATGTCCAAGAAATGGGATGGAGAATAGATGCATGTAGGTGTCCTGGATATGAAATTTTTTTGAGTATGAGAGAACAGCATACCAGGATCATGCATCTATCTTAAATCTCAAGAGGCCACTATTAAGACGTTGATGTTTAAGACGGTGATGTTCTATTTGCATGTGAAATTTCAAGTTCAAAGACGGTAccatttatgagctatggaatcagCCATGAATAGTGATGTTTACTGTTGACACTATTCATTGCTGCTTTTGTCTTTTGGTAATGTGTTTGAACTTGGAAATTTCACATACTAATAGAACATCACACTCTTAAGACGTAATATTTCTTTGAGATTTTATTTTTGAAACTTCGCCTGAAGGGTGCTGATGTGCCCGCTATTCATCTAGGAGACTAGGAAAATATATGCAAAAAAATTCATACATATTTAAAAATGATAAATatgtatagagaaaatgtttatCAACTATAGAAAAATATATGCAAAAAATATAAATATGTATGAAATTTTTTAGCAAATATTTAAATCTAGCATTTGAAAGAAAAATAAACAagtattagaaaaatgttaaacgtgtatagaaaaatgttaccATGTAATTAAAAATTGTATAAAattatca
This portion of the Triticum dicoccoides isolate Atlit2015 ecotype Zavitan chromosome 7A, WEW_v2.0, whole genome shotgun sequence genome encodes:
- the LOC119327443 gene encoding GDSL esterase/lipase At1g74460-like, with translation MGCERTPLAVALALALLLGLAHGDVVQFIFGDSLSDVGNNNYLTKSLARAALPWYGIDFGSGMPNGRFCNGRTVADIIGDKMGLPRPPAFLDPSVDETVIAKSGLNYASGGGGILNETSSLFIQRFSLYKQIELFQGTQAFMREKIGRAAADKLFGEAYYVVAMGANDFINNYLLPVYSDSWTYNGDTFVKYMVTTLEAQLRLLHGLGARRVTFFGLGPMGCIPLQRLLQRSSTACQESTNKLALSFNKQAGAVIRELAASLPNATFQFGDVYDYFQDIIDRPYMHGFNNSHAPCCTLGKVRPTLTCTPLSTLCKDRSKYVFWDEYHPTDRANELIALETLKRLNITVVANTTSS